The following is a genomic window from Hymenobacter sp. APR13.
TCCGCCGTATTTTGCAGCATCACTTTTCAGACACAGCCTAGTCCACGGAGACAATAATTTACGGTAATTAGCTATAGCTATAGTACCTTTTGACACGTGGCACCACGGCTTACGGAGCAGTGGTGCCACTGGTATGATGCGACGCTGGCCAGGATGGATGGCCGGTGCGTGCAGGAAGACGCTGTAAATCCCGGGCCACCGCCGAACTTGCGGGCTATGTCGGCCGCCTTTACCGCTTTTATCCTGTTGCTGATGACCGGCGCACTGCTGCCCGTCAACCGCCGGTTCCGGCAGACGCCCGACGGCGTGCCCGTGTTTGTGGTATCCAACGGCACCCACACCGACGTGGTGCTGCCGCTACGGGAGCCGCGCACCGGCATCAGCTGGCTGCCCCACCTGCCCGATTCCACGCTGCGGGCCCGGTTCGGCAGCTACCCCTACGCCGCGTTTGGTTGGGGCAGCGAAGGCTTCTATCTGGCCTCCTACGGCCGCCAGCTGCCGGGCCCCGGCGTGGTGCTGCGGGCCGTGGTACCGGGCCCCACGCTCATGCACGTGCGGTTTCTGCGCCAGGCCCCGGTGGCTGGCCCCCGCGTGGTACCGTTGCGCATTTCGGTGGCGCAATACCAAGCGCTGGCCGCTCAGGTGGCCGCCTCGTTTCAGACCGACAGCCTGCAGCACTACCAGCTGCGCAACGCCGCCGGCTACACGCCTACAGACTTTTTCTTCCGGGCCACCGGCCGCTACCACGCCCTGCGCACCTGCAACGACTGGACCGTGCGCACCCTGCGCCGGGCCGGGCTGCGGGTGCCGCTGAAGTCGCCGCTGGCGGCGCCGGTGCTGGTGCAGGCGCGGCGGGCGCGCTAAGCGGGCGCGCGTTTGCTTACCTTCGCGCCATCAATCCGCACAGTTCCTGATGAGCGTTCAAAAACCCAGCATCCCGCGCGGCACCCGCGACTTTGGCCCGGCCGTGGTGGCCCGCCGCAACTATATTTTCGGCGTTATTCGCCGCGTGTTCGAGAAGTTCGGCTACGCCCCGCTCGAAACCCCGACCCTGGAGAATCTGTCGGTGCTGACCGGCAAGTACGGCGACGAAGGCGACCAGCTGCTGTTTAAAGTCCTGAACTCCGGCGACTTCGCCAAGGACGTGACGGCCGACGACCTCGCTGCCGACAACCGCAGCAAGCGCCTGCTCCCCAAAGTGGCCGAAAAAGGCCTGCGCTACGACCTCACGGTGCCTTTCGCGCGCTACGTGGTGATGAACCGCGGCACACTCACGTTCCCGTTCAAGCGCTACCAAATTCAACCCGTATGGCGCGCCGACCGGCCCCAGCGCGGGCGCTACCGCGAGTTTTACCAGTGCGACGCCGACGTAGTGGGCACCGATTCGCTGCTCTGCGAAGCCGAAATCGTGCTGATGATGAGCGAGGTGCTGACCACGCTGGGCCTCACCGACCACACCATCAAAATCAACCACCGCCGCGTGCTGGGTGCCTTCTACCAGGCGTTGGGCGGTGAGGGCACCGAAACCGACCTGTTCGTGGCCATCGACAAACTCGACAAGATCGGGCGCGAAGGCGTGGAAAAGGAGCTGGCCGAGCGTGGCTTCTCGGCGGCGGCTATTGAGCGGCTGTTCGATTTGCTGGGCGTGGAAGGCCACTTCGAGGAGAAGCTTGAGCGCCTGCTGGCTGGCTTCGTGACGGCCGGCGTGGCCCCCGACAACGCCACCGCCGACGGCTACAAAGGCCTGCAGGACCTGAAGCGCGTGCTGGACTACCTGCGCGGCTTCGGCTTCGAGAAGTGGGACAACCTGGAGTTCGACGTGACGCTGGCCCGCGGCCTGAGCTACTACACGGGCTGCATCTTCGAAATCAAGATCAACAACGTGAACATGGGCAGCGTGAGCGGCGGCGGCCGCTACGACAACCTTACCGGGGCCTTCGGGCTGCCGGGCGTGTCGGGCGTGGGCTTCTCGTTCGGCGTCGACCGCCTCTACGACTGCCTGGAGGAGCTGCAGCTGTTTCCGGCGGCCGTAGCCACCACCACCCGCTGCCTGCTCACCAACTTCGACGCCGATAGCGAAACGGCCGTACTGCCGGTGCTGCGCGCCCTGCGCGAGGCCGGCGTGGCTTCGGAGTTGTTTCCGGAGGCCGGCAAGCTGGGCAAGCAGTTCAAGTACGCCGATGCCAAGGGCATCCCCTACGTGCTCATCCAGGGCCCCGAGGAGCGTGCCGCCGGCCTGTTCAAGCTCAAAACCCTGGCCAGCGGCGAAGAGCGCACCGTTTCGCTGGCCGACGTGCTGGCCGAGCTGGCGCGGTAGCCGGGGCGGCAGTAGCACCGTCCAACCAAGAGCCCGTCATGCCCCGCCCGGCATGGCGGGCTTTTTTGTTGCGCGGGAAAACCTCACTTTTACTTTCCACCCCAGCCCACCCGCTGCTTTTCGCCACCCATCATGCCCGAAGATTACGTTCTTTCGCCCGCCACCCACCTCGACCTCGCCACCCTCGACCAGCTGCTGTGCACCAAGGCGCGCGTTGTTTTAGGCGACGACGCCCGCCAGCGCATTGCCACCTGCCACCAGTACCTCCACGACCGGCTGGAGCGCTCCGACGCGCCGGTGTACGGCATCAATACCGGCTTCGGGGCACTCTGCAACCAAACCATTGCGGCAGGGCAGCGCCAGCAGCTGCAGCAGAACCTGATGATGTCGCACGCCTGCGGCACGGGCGAGGAGGTGCCGGCCGAGTTGGTGCGCCTGATGCTGCTGCTGAAGGTGCAGAGCCTGAGCTACGGCCACAGCGGCGTGCAGGTGGCCACTGCCCAGCGCCTGCTCGATTTCTACAACCGCGGCATGCTGCCGGTGGTGTATCAGCAGGGCTCGTTGGGTGCCAGCGGCGACCTAGCCCCGCTGGCGCACCTGTGCTTGCCGCTGCTGGGGCTGGGTGAAGTCAACTACGAAGGCTACCGCCTGGCCGCGGCTGACGCCATGAGCCTATTCAGTTGGGCACCGCTCACGCTGGAAGCCAAAGAGGGCCTAGCGCTGCTCAACGGCACCCAGTTTATGCTGGCCTACGCCGTGCACGGGCTGCTGCGGGTGCAGCGTCTGCTGGCCGCCGCCGACGTCATCGGGGCTTTGTCGCTGGAGGCGTTTGATGGGCTGGCCGAGCCATTTGATGCGCGCCTGCACCAGCTGCGGCCCCACGCCGGGCAGGTGGCGGTGGCGGGCCGCGTGCGGGCGTTGCTGGCCGGCTCCGAGCTGCAAAGCCGGCCGAAAACTGCCGTGCAGGACCCCTACTCGTTCCGGTGCATGCCCCAGGTGCACGGCGCCTCCCGCGACGCCGTGGCCTACGTACAGCAAACCGTGGAAACCGAGTGCAACGCCGTCACCGACAACCCCAACATCTTCCCCGCCGACGACGCCATCCTGAGCGGCGGCAACTTCCACGGCCAGCCGCTGGCCCTGGCCCTCGACATGCTGGCCATTGCCACCGCCGAAATCGGCAGTATCTCGCAGCAGCGCACCACCCAGCTCATTGGCGGGCAGCGGGGGCTGCCGCCGTTTCTGGTGGCCGAGCCCGGCCTGAACTCGGGCCTGATGATTCCGCAGTACACAGCCGCCGGCATCGTGAGCCAGAACAAGCAGCTCTGCACCCCGGCCTCGGTGGACAGCGTGGTGAGCAGCAACGGCCAGGAAGACCACGTGAGCATGGGCGCTAACGCCGCCACCAAGGCCTTGCGCGTGGTGCAGAACGTGGAGCAGCTGCTGGGCATCGAGCTGCTGAATGCCACCCAGGCGCTGGAATTCCGCCGACCCGCTCGCACCTCGGAGGCGCTGGAGCAGGTGGTGGCCGCGTTCCGCGAGAAAGTGTCCTTTGTGAGCCACGACCGGGTACTTTACCCCGACCTGCACGCCGCCGCCGACTTCGTGCGCAGCTACCCGTGGCAGTAGGCAGTTGCGCACTGTGCCGCAACCACTGGGCCTCGGCATGAAGCCTGGCCGCGGCGGCGTATGCCGATTGTGGGTATCTTGGCGTTACTGTCCGGCCGGGGTTTGCTCCGTTTCATCTGCTGCTATTTTATGCGTTCCGTGAAGTTTCTCTACCTCTGGTTGTTGCTGGGAATGCTGCTGTCCCCTGCTGAGCCGGCCCTGGCCCAAGCCTGCACTTCCTCGCCGAATCCGCCGGCGTGCACCTTTGTGGCGGTGGATGTGCAAACCAACCAGATAGTAGAAAAGCTGTGCGTGGGCCGTGCCGTCCGCTTTGATTTGTGTTCGGGCCGGCCGCCGCTGGTGTATTTCTACCAGGTTCTGTCCGGCACCAACGCCTACCCCAACCCCTGCGGCCCCGGCCTGCGCCCCTCTCCTTTCGTTTACACGCCCACGGCCGCCGGCCCCGTTACGGTCACCGAGAACGGCCAGGCGCAGGCGGGCGGCGGCGTTTCCACCATCTATTTCCGGGTGTTCGAGGTCTACGACAATCCCGTGCCGGCCTTCACGGTGGCGGCCTGCTCGCCGGGATTTGTGCAGGTGACGCTGCCCGGAGCGCCTTATAACAGTTACACCGTCCAGATTGGCAGCAGCACGTTTGCGGCCCAGCCCGGGCAGGTGCGCACGTTTCCGGTGCCGCCCGGCGCCACGTCCATCACGGTGGCCGGCATTTACTCCGACAGCGACCTGTGCACCCGTTCGGCCACGCAGCCGCTACCGCAACTGGCCGCGCCGGGGCCACTGGTTATCCAGCGCCTGAGTGTGCAGAGCAGTTCGGTGGTGCTGGAAACCGCGCCGCTGGTAGCCGGCTACTCCTACACGGTCGAGCAGGCCGATTTCGCTACGCCGACCACCTTCCAGGCGGTACCCGGGGCCGTGGCCAACGGCCTGAGCGGCTTCACGGTGCCGGCCGCGCGGCCCGGCTACTACCGCCTGCGCCGCACCGACATCTGCCAGCAGGCCCAGGCTATTTCTGAGCCGGTGAGCACACTCACGCTGACGGCCCAGCCTGCTGAGCGCCGCAACGAGCTGGTGTGGCAGCTTGGTCCCAACCCTGCCACCTACGAGCTGACACGCAACGGCACGCCCCTGCCCGCCCCGCCGCCCGCCGCCCGCTCCTACTCCGATACGGCTGTGGCCTGCGGCCTCCGCTACACCTACCGCCTCACGGCGCGGTATGCAGGCGGCGTTTCGTCAGTTTCAGAGGCCGTTTCGGTGCTGGCTACGGCCACCCAGGCGCCAGCCACGCCCCGGCTGCTGGCGACCTTCGATGAGCGCAACCGGGTGGTGCTGACGGCCAGCGTGGCCCGCTTCCCCAGCACCGGCCAGCTCACTTACCTGCGCGACAACACTGTGCTGGGCACCACGGCGGCCCGTACTCTTCGCGACTCACTAGCCAGCTACAGCCCGGAAACAGCGCCGTGCTACCAGGTACGGTTCGAGGACGACTGCGCCAACCGCTCGGCGGTCAGTGCGGCCTTCTGCCCGGTGGTGCTGGCCGCCGAGCTGGCCGGCACCCGCAACTCAGCCGTGCGGCTGCGATGGTCGGGACTGCGCGGTGCCCCCGCCGCCGCCACCGCTGACTCGCTGCGTTACCGCCTGTTGGTGCTCAACCCCGACAACACGGTGCGCAACAGTTACGCTGTCAGTTCCCGCGGCACCTACCTCGACCAGCTGCTCCCCACCGACCTGCAAGCCGTGCGCTACCGCCTGGAAGTGACGGGCGCGGGCCTGCCGGCTGCCAGCTACTCCAACATTGCCAGCGCAGTGCGTCCCCTCGAAGCCTACGTTCCGACGGCCTTCACCCCCAACGGCGACGGCCTCAACGATGTGCTGGAAGTGAAGGGCCGGTTTTTGCGCACCTACACCTTCACGGTAGTGGACCGCAACGGCCAGGAAGTGTTTCGGGGCACTGACCGCACCCAGGCCTGGGACGGCCGTATCCGGGGCCAGCAGCCGGTGCTGGGGGCTTACGTCTGGCGGTTTGAAGCCGTGGATGCCGCCGGCAAAACTGTGGTGCAGCACGGCACCGTCACGATAGTAAAGTAATTTTGTCTGTAGGCTGCTAGCGGCCTTTTACGGCCGGCAACCTTTGGGCCAGCATACCAGCCATCGGCCGGCTGGAAGCAGGCCGGGCATTGCTGCTCCCAACAAAGAATGTAGCTCAGCTGCTTGTTTTTGCGTAGGCAGCATTCTGTTGTACTTGTTTTCTGCCTATGCTGCTCGACGTCAAGCTTCCTGTCTACTACATCTTCAAGCGCATCCTGCCCGACATTTTGCGGGTGCTGCTTATCTCCGTCATTTTCCAACTGCTGAAATATTTCTTCGGCCGCTATCTGCCCGAAATTCCGCTGCAGCTGGCCACCATTCTGGGCAGCGCTATTTCGCTGCTGCTGGCCTTCAACGTGAGCCAGTCGTACGACCGGTGGTGGGAAGGCCGCAAGATTTGGGGGGCCGTCGTGAACGACTCCCGGACGCTGGTGCTGCAGGTGCGCAGCTTCCTACAGCCCGACGCCTTGCCCCCGCAAGAGGCGGCCGACCATCTGACCACCGTCGCCTACCGCCAGATTGCCTGGTGCTATAGCCTGGGCGAATCGTTGCGTAGCCAGGATCCGCTGCCTTCACTGGGCCGCTTCCTGTCGGAGCCTGACCTGGCCTACGCCAAAGCTCAGAACAACCGCCCCTTGGCCCTGCTAGCGCTGCACAGCATGCAGATCAGAGAGCTGTTCCAGCAGCAGGCTATTAACACGTTCCAGCAGGTGCAGCTCGATTCCACGCTGGTGCGACTATGCGAAACGATGGGCCAGGCCGAGCGCATCAAGAGCACCGTGTTTCCGGCCAACTATCGGCTGCTTGTGCATTTTCTGATTTATCTGTTCTTAGGCACGTTGTCGCTGAGCTTGGTGGAGTCGATGGGCTTTTGGGAAGTACCGGTGCTGCTGCTCATTGCCACCACCTTCTTCCTCATCGAGCGCACAGCCCGCTTCCTGCAGGATCCGTTCAACAACTCCCCGACTGATACGCCCGTCACGGCCATTGCGCGCAACGTGGAAATCAACCTCAAGCAGTTGCTGCAGGAGCCCAACGTGCCGGCTCCGCTCACTTCCGATACCTTCTATCTGATGTAAGGTTTGCAGCCGCTGATAGCCCGGAAGTTCCGGCCAATGGCGGCGGCGCTGTACCTTGCATTTGGTTTCAGCGGCCCGCTCCGGCCCGCCCAGGCCTCTTCTTTCTCTGTTTCCCCGAAGAAAATAACCACCCGAGAGCTATGTTTGACATGATGGGCATGATGGGCAAAATGAAAGAGCTGCAGGAGAAAATGCAGCAGGCCCAGCAGGAAATGCAGTTTGTGACGGCCACTGGCGAAGCCGGCGGCGGCCTGGTCCGCGCTACGGCCAACGGCCAGCGCCGGGTGATTAAGCTCGAAATCGACGACTCGCTGCTCTCCGACCGCGAAATGCTGGCCGACCTGGTGGTAGCCGCTGTGAACAAGGCCCTCGATGAAGCCGGCGACAAGGCCAAGGAAGAGCTGAAGCGCAAAACCAGCGGCCTCATCCCCAATATTCCCGGCCTCGACCTCGGCGGCTTTGGCCTCTGATACTACATCGGCGCCCTGCGCCGATGTGGCCGTAGTAATCCTGAACTGGAACGGGCGCGACTTCCTGCGCCGGTTTCTGCCGTCGGTGCTGGCGCACTCCGAAGGGGCCGCAGTTTTTGTCGCCGACAACGCCTCCACCGACGATTCGGTGGAGGTCGTGCGGCAGGAGTTTCTAGGAGTTCAGGTTGTGCAGCTTCCCGACAATCTGGGCTTCTGCCAGGGCTACAACGCGGCGCTGGACGAAGTACGCCGGTTGGGTATGCAGGCGAGCACACTAACCCCGCTTCATCCGACGCCTGAAGTCAGCCCTAGCCAGCCGAACTCGTTGGGCTTCCGATACTACGTGCTGCTCAATTCCGATGTGGAGGTAACGGCGGGCTGGCTCTCGCCCCAACGGGCGCTGCTGGAAAGCCGGCCGCAGGCCGCGGCGTGCCAGCCGAAAATCCGGCAGTACAGCCCCGACCCAGCCCAACGTGCGCTTCTGGAGTACGCCGGGGCCGGCGGCGGTTACCTCGACCGGTTCGGCTACCCCTTCTGCCGCGGCCGCCTCTTCGACACCCTCGAAACCGACCACGGCCAGTACGACGACCCACGCCCGGTGGCCTGGGCTACCGGCGCCTGCATGCTGGTACGGGCCTCGGCCTGGCACGCGCTAGGCGGGCTGGAGTCCACGTTTTTTGCCCACATGGAGGAAATCGACCTGTGCTGGCGCCTCTGGAATGCCGGCCACGAGGTGTGGTACCACGGCGGCAGCACGGTGTTTCATGTAGGCGGCGGCACGCTGCACAAGTCTAACCCACGCAAAACCTACCTCAACTTCCGCAACGGCCTGGCCCTGGTCTACAAGAACACGCACGCCGACGAGCTGACCACCACGCTGGCCGTGCGGCTACTACTCGACTGGGTGGCGGCCCTGCGCTTCCTGCTACAAGGCGCCCTCCCCGACGCCCGCGCCATCCTACGTGCCCAGCGCGACTTCTACCGCCGCCGCGCCTATTGGCAGCAGCAGCGGCAGCAGTTTCCGCCGCGCCTCACGCTGGCCGAGCGCCCCGGCGTGTTTCGGGGAAGCCTTGTGTGGGCTTACTTCGGGCAGGGCAAACGGAAGTTTTCGGAGCTGGATGCAGATCTACTGAATTGAGCAGCAGGCATACAGCATAGGCTGCTTGCGAGAACTATCGGCCAAGAAATCTGTAAAATTCCCTTATTCAATCTGCAGAATCTGCGAATAAGAAAGCCTGCCCTTTTGCAGGAGCAGGCTTTGAAATCAACTGTACGGCAGTAATTAAACCTACAAATCCCAGACGGTGCTGCGCTGCCGGCGCATGGCGCGGCGCACGTTCATCCAGAAGGCCAGCGCGAAGTACAGCACGATGGGCGAGCCGAAGGTGAAGAACGACGCGTAGACAAAGGACAGCCGGACGCTTCCCGTGGAAAAACCCAACCGGTTGCCCAGGGCGTTGCAGACACCGAAGCTCTGCTTTTCGATGTAGTCGGTGAGTCGTTTCATGACGGATGGTGGTAAGTGATGCACACTGCTAACCCTGTACAAGGTAGCACGATACGATAGCACAAGCAAGCCGAAGCAGGGTATTTTCCTTCGAAGATACGTCTCCCTTCCGCGGTTTTGCGTTTGTTGTTGGAAATTCCGCCCCGAACCTGCCTGTATGAGAAGCCCGTTGCCCCGTAATCTTTCTATTCTGCTGCTGGCGGTGGCCGGCACGCTCCCTGCTTGTACGCTGCCCCGGATGCTGAAGGTTGCGCAAAGCGGCCAGCAAGTGAGCGTGCAGCCGGCGGTGCTGGAAAGCAACGGCGAAAACGTGCTGTTTGAAGTAACGGCCCGCGTGCCGGCCAGCCACCTGAAAAAAGGCGCCGCCTACGGCCTCAACCTGCGCTACGTCTACGACAACGGCCTGCGCGAAGACACGCTGGGCCGCCTCAGCTTTCAGTCGGGCGAGTATGTCTACGATGAGGAAAAGAAAGATCAGCTGGTCATCAAAAAGCAGCTTTCCTTTCCATACGCGCCCAACAAAAACCCCGGCCAGCTGCTGGCCCTGGCCGAAGTGCGGGAGCTGAAGCCCAACGGCAAGCGCCTGAAGGGCAAGGAAACCCGGCTGGCGCGGGGCGTGGCCAGCACCGGCCGCCTGGTAGTGCGCCAGGATACGGCCATTGCCCTGCTACCCGAACTGGCCGACAACAACATGAGCGGCACCCGGGTGCTGCCGTTCTTCTTTGACGCCGGCCGCTCGGAAATCCGCAACTTCCTGGGTACTAACGTGGCGGCGCTGGAAGACTTCATCGAGGCCAACCAGCGCACTGAGAAGGTGATGATTGTGGCCGGTCACTCGCCCGACTCGCTCGATGCCCACGACCTGCGCCTGGCCGACAAGCGTGTGCAGGCCCTGCAGCGCTACTACAAAAACCGCGTCGACACCGACTCCTACCTCAACCGGGTGCGCGACATCGACTTCGAAACCGAGGCCTACCACCGCCGCTGGGACTTGTTCCTGAACAAGGTGCAGGAGTCGGCGCTGAAACCGGCGCAGGTGGATTCGGTACTGCTGCTCATCAACGATACGCCCGGCACCTACGCCCAGAAGGAGAAAAGCCTGCACAGCCTGTCGTTCTTCGACTACCTGGAGCAGTACATCTATCCGGTGATGCGCTTCGGCACGGTGGCCGTGCAGTACACCGCGCCCAAGCGCTACGACTCGGAAATCTACCTGCTGTCCAAGAAGATTGTCGACAAGCAGCTGGAAGTGGATGCCCTCACGCCGGAGGAGCTGCGTTATTCGGCCACGCTCACGCCGCTGCTGGCCGAAAAGCAGCGCATCTACGAAACCTCGGCAGCTACCACGGGCCGCTGGGAAGCCTACCACAACCTGGCCGTGGTGCTGCTGCAGCGCTCTGAAAAGGAAGTCAGCGACAAGGTGCGCAAGGCCTACTTGCGCCGCGCGGCCGTCAATTTCACGCTGGCGGCGCACCGCAACCCCACGGCCACCATGTTCTACCGCGTGGCCACCGCCTACCACCGCGCCGGCGACAAGCTGGAGGCCCTGCAGAACTACGACTACGCTATCAAGCTCGGCGGCGCCCGCCCGGTGCTCGACAAAGTATTTGCCGACAAAGCCGCGCTGGAAATCGAAATCGGGCAGCTAGATGATGCGCTGGGCAGCCTCAGCTACAGCGCCAAAAGCTACCAAAACACCATGAACCGCGCCCTGATCTACCTGCTCAAGGGCAACTACGACGGGGCCGCCGGCATCTACCAGGAGGCCCTCACGCTGCAGCCCAACGACCCGCTGGCCTACTACTGCCTGGCCGTAGTGGCCGCCCGCCAGAAGGACGAGGCCAAGCTGGGTGAGAACCTGCGCCGCGCCGTGCAGCTGGACCGCAAATACGCCAACCGCGCCGTCGAGGACCTGGAGTTCATGGACTACGCCAGCGGCAAGGTGTTTCTGGAGACGCTGCGGTAGAATGGCGTTTGCAGTGCTGTGAAGTGCTTATTCATCGACCCACTTTACTGAGTAGATTATCTTTCGAAATAGCTCACGCTTCTTTTGATTGTCTTTTGTCAATCCTCGTTGTGCCATACATACTATCGATACAAGGTTTCCTTTCCTGTGATAGCATCCATAAGTACACACTTGACTAAGATTCTGAGAAAAAACTCTATTATCATAGTCGATAAACACAAGTTCCCTATTTGCGAAAACGGAATCCTGAAAGGAAAGCATCTTCACTTGGTTCTTTCCTTCTACCTCCATGTTTTCTACAAAGTGCTTCTGATAGCTCTGTAAGTCGGGGTCACCTTCTATCTTCTTAATGATTACCATCACTGCATCACCGAGTAGGCTATCCTGCCGTTGAGCAGGATTTGTAAAAACGTGTGGCTCCGCCGTATCCTCGGAAGCAGGGTCACAATCCCTCTTCCGCCATGAAAAAGGAACATCGATAGTGACAGGACCAAGAGTGTAAGGATATAAATTCTCTTCTCGTGTAATGACACGCTGGTTCTCCTGGGCACCCTGATTCTCCTGGGTACAATTGCTGCATAAGAGACCCAGAACAAAGATCACAGGATAAGCTTTTTTAGGGGATGAGTTCATTGGGCAATGATAGCTCCTTCTATGCATACACAATTCCGTAAAACGGCGATTTAAACAGTCTTTTTCCAAGAGGCATATAAGTCTAGCCAGACAAATAACATCTTCATTTAGGTCGACAGGTAATGTCGGTTTGCCCGTCCCGGCTACTCGTCGTAGCTTTACGCGCCGGCTGAGGCCGGCATTTTCATTCTGACTTTCGAACTGCCACAGACTATGCGGACCATCCAATTCCGGGAAGCCCTGCGTGAAGCCCTGTCCGAAGAAATGCGCCGCGACCCGCGCGTGTTCCTGATGGGCGAAGAAGTAGCCGAATACAACGGCGCCTACAAAGTAAGCCAGGGCATGCTGGACGAGTTTGGCCCGGAGCGCGTGATTGATACGCCGATTGCCGAGCTGGGCTTTGCCGGCATCGGCGTGGGCGCGGCCATCAACGGCCTGATTCCGGTCATCGAGTTCATGACCTTCAACTTCTCGCTGGTGGCCATCGACCAGGTGATTAACTCGGCCGCCAAAATCTATTCGATGTCGGGCGGACAGTACTCCTGCCCCATCGTGTTCCGCGGGCCTACGGGCAGTGCCGGCATGCTCAGCAGCCAGCACTCGCAGAACTTCGAAAACTGGTACGCCAACACGCCTGGCCTGAAAGTGGTGGTTCCTTCCAATCCCTACGATGCCAAAG
Proteins encoded in this region:
- a CDS encoding tetratricopeptide repeat protein is translated as MPRNLSILLLAVAGTLPACTLPRMLKVAQSGQQVSVQPAVLESNGENVLFEVTARVPASHLKKGAAYGLNLRYVYDNGLREDTLGRLSFQSGEYVYDEEKKDQLVIKKQLSFPYAPNKNPGQLLALAEVRELKPNGKRLKGKETRLARGVASTGRLVVRQDTAIALLPELADNNMSGTRVLPFFFDAGRSEIRNFLGTNVAALEDFIEANQRTEKVMIVAGHSPDSLDAHDLRLADKRVQALQRYYKNRVDTDSYLNRVRDIDFETEAYHRRWDLFLNKVQESALKPAQVDSVLLLINDTPGTYAQKEKSLHSLSFFDYLEQYIYPVMRFGTVAVQYTAPKRYDSEIYLLSKKIVDKQLEVDALTPEELRYSATLTPLLAEKQRIYETSAATTGRWEAYHNLAVVLLQRSEKEVSDKVRKAYLRRAAVNFTLAAHRNPTATMFYRVATAYHRAGDKLEALQNYDYAIKLGGARPVLDKVFADKAALEIEIGQLDDALGSLSYSAKSYQNTMNRALIYLLKGNYDGAAGIYQEALTLQPNDPLAYYCLAVVAARQKDEAKLGENLRRAVQLDRKYANRAVEDLEFMDYASGKVFLETLR